The window CCGAAAAGGTTTTGTCGCAGATTCAAAAGGGTGAGTTTGGCAAAGCCGCGGAAGAGATCAAAAAGCTCGCAAAGCAAGTGAAAGATGGCAAGCTCACCGATCAGCAGAAAGAAAAGCTGAACAAGCAAATCAAAAAGATGGCTGAGCAGATGAAAGAGGCTGCAAAGAACCACGAAGAGAAAAAGAAGCAATTGCGAGAGAAGATCGAACAGGCCAAAAAAGAAGGACGCAACGAAGAGGCCGCCAAGTTGCAGCAGAAACTGAACGAATCTGAATCAGCCGATGCACAGATGCAGCAAATGCAGAAGATGGCTGATGCGATGCAGCAAGCCGCTGACGCGATGCAGCAAGGCGATGAATCCGCAGCTGCTCAAGCGATGGAAGAAATGTCCAGTCAGTTGGGCGACATGCAAATGGCCATGTCCGAGCTGGAAGATTTGGAATCGGCCCTGGGTGACCTGTCGCAGTCCAAGAACCAAATGAACTGCAAACAATGCAATGGCGATGGTTGCCAAGCGTGCCAGGGTCAGGGATTTGGTGAGGGCGAAGAACCAGGGATGGGAATGGGACGCGGCAAGGGCAAAGGAGACCGGCCCGAAGAAGAAACGGACGTCAACACCTACGACACTCAGGTTCGCGGCAAGGTCAAACGCGGACGAGCAATCATCGCTGGTTTTGCGGACGGTCCCAACCGAAAAGGTGTGACCCGCGAAGACATCCAGTCGGCGATCGAGTCGAACCTCAGCGAAGAAGGTGATCCACTCGAAGATCAGGTCTTGCCTCGTGACGAACGTGAACAAACCCGTGAATACTTTGATCGATTGCGAGAGGGTTCATGAATCGCGGCAACGTCTTGATGGTTGTTGTCGTTCTAGTGGGATGCGTTTGGCGTGGGTTGTGGCTGTCCGCCGGCGTAACCAATTCCACCTCGGTTGCCGACGTGACTCGCACTGAGTTGCTCCGCCAAATCACTGATGAACTGAAGACACGCGGACATGTCGCCGGTCCGCAGAACCTGCAAAGCGTTCAGGTGTTGGCGTATTTTGGTGATGCTAGCTCGGCAGAGCCATCGGTTGCTGCATCGCGTTCATGGAAGCTTAATTCTGTTCAGCGATTCGATCCCAACGCGGAAGTGTGGATCGTGTCGGGTGCCGATGGCAAACCAGGTTGGGACGGCTGGGATGATAACCAAAATGGCACGGTCGACGACTTAAGCGAACTAGGTGCCGCATGGAGCGATGACCATTGTTTGACACCGCTGGATTCGGGGTACGAACAAGTCGATCCCGTCTATTCGCGGATCATCAATCGCGGAACGTTTGTCCCCTCCGACTTCGAATCTTTTGCGGCGGATCATTCTTTTAACCCGGACGAAAGCGAGCACCAACCACATTCGTGGCGAGTGACGTTCGTTGATCAGGCCGCAGCCGAGTTCCGCTGAGCAGCTGTTTCAGAAGTCCAAGCTTGGCGTTGTTGGTCCAACCGATGGATCGCTCGTTCGTCGATTTGTTGGCATCGTTCGCGTGCGCCCCATGCCAACACGACGTGCGTCCAAAACGCCAGTTGACGATAGTCTTCGTTGGCCCATTCAGCGATCAGCTTCACGGCGTCTTCGGTGACGCGAGGTCGGAGCTGACCGGCGTGTGACAGCGCTGCTGCGAGACAACGGACAAGCGAATTTGTGGAAACGCTCATCGTATGACTGACGCCAGGAAAGGTTTCCGGCCCCATCAGGAGCAAGGTCATTGGGCTGCATCGCGGATCGAGCTTCAAGGACTGCTTGTACCACTGAATCGTTGCCTGGTCGGGTGTTCCGTCGACGATGCACAACGTGTGAATGCCAAGGGGCCGATTGCTTCTTGCAATCGACAGCCATTGCTGACAAACGTCATGGTCAAATTTTGTTGCCTCTGTTCCCAAAACGTCCAGCGGTAGATCAGCCAAACCGTGTGTTGCCATCCACTGTCTGGCCCACGTGGTTGCGCCAACTCCCGGGCAGATGTTCAACTTCGCGATTCCGACCTTGTTTCGCAGAATGGTTTCCAACCAGATCCGAGCCTGCGAATGTTCTGCGGACGCGTATAGAAACTCATCTGGCCGCGATGGAACGTTCACCGCGGGAGAATCGGCGAATGGTTGGCGGAACAATCCCCAGTGGCTTTGATCGGCCGGGCTGAGCAACGGGATCGGCATCGACGGCGGTCTCTCTCGGAAAAGAATCGGCTGGCCCAGCGGGGAAGATGCATGACCGAAGCTGACGTGGCAGCAATCTGAGTCAAGAATCTTTGGTTGGTTTGAGGCACCACTGGGGTTCGCTAGTCAGTCAGATCGACTGACCCGCTCGCCGATCGCTTTCCGTTTCGGTTACCTTGCACCGATCGATGCAACCGGCACGATTGTACCTTTTGGCTTTTTTGTATCTCTTCGAATCCTGCTGAACCGCTCGCGATGACCCGACGCTATTACGTTCCCGATCTGCAAACCCAAGTACCCGTTGTGCAACTGCCTGATGAAGAGGCGTCGCACGCGTCGCGAGTCATGAGGGTGCAAACGGGTGACCAGATCGAATTATTTGACGGGTGCGGGCACCAGGCCGATGCGGAAGTGGTATCAGTCAGCAAACGGGAATGTGTTGTCCGGTGCGATGCGATCGAGGCAGTGGATCGGGAGCCCAGCATCGCGGTCGACCTTGCGATCGGTTTGCCCAAACCGGATCGAGCCAAGGAAATGATCGAGCGGTTGACCGAGCTGGGCGTTGCGCGTGTGTTTCCAATCGTCTTCGAAAGAACCCAGCGGCCTCCCAAGGAAAATTTTCTCGATAAGCTTCGAAGGATCGTGATCGAGTCGTGCAAGCAATCGGGACGCAACGTTCTGATGACAATCGAATCACCAATCGACTTTGTTAGCTTCACCGAGACACTTGCCGCAAGCAGCGCGACCAACGACGAGGAAGATCCACAGCCGCGTCAATGGAGTTGGCAACGGGTGTTGGTCGCGATGCCGGACTCACCGCCACTGAGTGCAACGGATGTTGAGCCAACCGGCGTGAGGCAAACCGGCGCGGCGCAAACGGGCGTGGGACAATCCGACGCGAGACAAATCAACACAGGGCAATCCGGTTTGAATGACCGACCGAGAACGCTGGCATTGATAGGCCCGGAGGGTGGGTTGTCGGAGGCGGAGCATCAGAGATGCGTTGACGTCGGAGCAGAATCCATTGGATTGGGGCGGCGTATTTTAAGGATTGAAACGGCTGCGGCGATTATTGCGGCACGCTTGGTGGTGGATTGATAGATATGTTCACTATGAAGGCAGGTTGCAGTTCGGGCTCGAATCGCAAGCTAGGTTTGCATGGCCAA of the Rhodopirellula baltica SH 1 genome contains:
- a CDS encoding RsmE family RNA methyltransferase, whose protein sequence is MTRRYYVPDLQTQVPVVQLPDEEASHASRVMRVQTGDQIELFDGCGHQADAEVVSVSKRECVVRCDAIEAVDREPSIAVDLAIGLPKPDRAKEMIERLTELGVARVFPIVFERTQRPPKENFLDKLRRIVIESCKQSGRNVLMTIESPIDFVSFTETLAASSATNDEEDPQPRQWSWQRVLVAMPDSPPLSATDVEPTGVRQTGAAQTGVGQSDARQINTGQSGLNDRPRTLALIGPEGGLSEAEHQRCVDVGAESIGLGRRILRIETAAAIIAARLVVD